One region of Polaribacter pectinis genomic DNA includes:
- a CDS encoding M20/M25/M40 family metallo-hydrolase → MKKLNLIYIALFAVVFSCKEKVKASKVEKKIATIDSVTVKKHLYTLASDDMEGRMTGTPGIEKAAKYIENEFKRIGLKTYDTLKDYRQTFTFTNRRTKEDITTSNIIGVLEGKSKKDEYVIVSAHYDHLGIRKKEGQLDSIYNGANDDASGVTGVLALAEYFKDKGENERTIVFIAFTAEEMGLVGSTHFGKGIDASKFIAGINLEMIGKVPNSGPNTAWLSGFDRSDFGKIVQKNLEGSGYQLFADPYPKYNLFFRSDNASLARLGVPAHTFSATPIDIDKDYHQASDEAETLNMTVITQTIKAVAKGTESIINGTDTPTRVVLTEEEMGGKKKKKE, encoded by the coding sequence ATGAAAAAATTAAACCTTATTTATATTGCCCTTTTTGCAGTTGTATTTTCTTGTAAAGAGAAAGTTAAAGCATCAAAAGTTGAGAAAAAAATAGCAACTATTGATTCTGTAACAGTTAAAAAACACCTTTATACATTGGCTTCAGATGATATGGAAGGTAGAATGACAGGAACTCCAGGAATTGAAAAAGCTGCAAAATATATAGAAAATGAGTTTAAAAGAATAGGGCTTAAAACCTATGATACTTTAAAAGATTACAGACAAACTTTTACATTTACCAACAGAAGAACTAAAGAAGATATTACCACAAGTAACATTATTGGTGTTTTGGAAGGAAAGAGCAAAAAGGATGAATATGTTATTGTTTCTGCCCATTATGATCATTTAGGAATTAGAAAAAAAGAAGGACAATTAGATAGTATATACAATGGTGCAAATGATGATGCTTCTGGTGTAACTGGAGTTTTGGCTTTAGCTGAATATTTTAAAGATAAAGGAGAAAACGAAAGAACCATTGTTTTTATAGCATTTACTGCTGAAGAAATGGGGTTAGTTGGTTCTACACATTTTGGTAAAGGTATAGATGCTAGTAAATTTATAGCAGGAATTAATTTAGAAATGATTGGAAAAGTACCAAATTCTGGTCCAAATACCGCTTGGTTATCTGGTTTTGATCGTTCAGATTTTGGAAAGATTGTTCAGAAGAATTTAGAAGGTTCTGGTTATCAATTATTCGCAGATCCATATCCTAAATATAATTTATTTTTTAGATCAGACAATGCATCATTAGCAAGATTAGGTGTTCCTGCTCATACATTTTCTGCAACACCCATAGATATAGATAAAGATTATCACCAAGCTTCTGATGAAGCTGAAACTTTAAATATGACAGTGATTACGCAAACCATAAAAGCCGTTGCCAAAGGAACTGAAAGTATTATTAATGGTACAGATACACCAACAAGAGTTGTGTTAACTGAAGAGGAAATGGGAGGAAAGAAAAAAAAGAAAGAATAA
- a CDS encoding UDP-N-acetylmuramate--L-alanine ligase, whose product MKIHFIAIGGSAMHNLAIALHQKGYQVSGSDDTIHDPSKSRLEKYGLLPEEFGWFPEKISSELDVIILGMHAKKDNVELLKAQELGLKIYSYPEFLYEQSKNKTRVVIGGSHGKTTITSMILHVLNYHEKEVDYMVGAQLEGFETMVHLTEENDFIVLEGDEYLSSPIDMRPKFHLYKPNIALLSGIAWDHINVFPTFENYVEQFRIFTDSMVNGGSMVYNIEDEIVKDVVETSTNHIKKYAYQTPEHFIENGITYLDTAEGNLPLEIFGKHNLQNLAGAKWICQHLGIDEDDFYEAIVSFKGASKRLEKIAESNKTVVFKDFAHSPSKVAATTKAVKNQYKDRTVLACLELHTYSSLNAEFLAEYKGALEFADKAVVFYSPHAVKIKQLEEVSAEQIGEAFDREDLIIYTNPQEFKDFLFNQDLDNKAVLLMSSGNYGGLDFDEVKNLV is encoded by the coding sequence ATGAAAATTCATTTTATAGCCATTGGCGGAAGCGCAATGCACAATCTTGCAATAGCTTTACACCAAAAAGGATACCAAGTTTCTGGAAGTGATGATACAATTCATGATCCATCTAAATCTCGATTAGAAAAATATGGTTTATTGCCAGAAGAATTTGGTTGGTTTCCAGAAAAAATATCGTCTGAATTAGATGTTATTATTTTAGGAATGCATGCTAAAAAAGACAATGTAGAATTGTTAAAAGCGCAAGAATTAGGCTTAAAAATATATTCCTATCCAGAATTTTTATATGAACAATCTAAAAATAAAACAAGAGTAGTAATTGGTGGTTCTCATGGAAAAACTACAATAACTTCTATGATTTTACATGTGTTAAATTATCATGAAAAAGAAGTAGATTATATGGTTGGTGCACAATTAGAAGGTTTTGAAACCATGGTGCATTTAACAGAAGAAAACGATTTTATTGTTTTAGAAGGTGATGAATATTTGAGTTCGCCAATAGATATGCGTCCTAAATTTCATTTATACAAACCAAATATTGCGTTGTTAAGTGGTATTGCTTGGGATCATATAAATGTTTTTCCAACGTTCGAGAACTATGTAGAGCAGTTTAGAATATTTACAGATTCTATGGTAAATGGTGGAAGCATGGTTTACAATATAGAAGATGAAATTGTAAAAGATGTTGTAGAAACTTCAACCAATCATATTAAAAAATACGCGTACCAAACTCCAGAACATTTTATAGAAAACGGAATTACCTATTTAGATACTGCAGAAGGAAATTTACCACTAGAGATTTTTGGAAAACATAATTTACAGAATTTAGCAGGAGCAAAATGGATTTGCCAGCATTTAGGGATAGATGAAGACGATTTTTATGAAGCGATTGTAAGTTTTAAAGGAGCAAGTAAGCGTTTAGAGAAGATTGCAGAAAGTAATAAAACAGTTGTTTTTAAAGACTTTGCACATTCGCCATCTAAAGTTGCTGCCACTACAAAAGCAGTTAAAAATCAGTATAAAGATAGAACTGTTTTGGCATGTTTAGAATTACATACCTATTCTAGTCTAAATGCAGAGTTTTTAGCAGAATATAAAGGAGCGTTGGAGTTTGCAGACAAAGCAGTAGTTTTTTATTCGCCACATGCAGTAAAAATTAAACAATTAGAAGAGGTTTCTGCCGAACAAATTGGAGAAGCTTTTGATAGAGAAGATTTAATTATTTATACAAATCCGCAAGAATTTAAAGACTTTTTATTCAACCAAGATTTAGATAATAAGGCAGTTTTATTAATGAGTTCTGGTAATTATGGAGGTTTAGATTTTGATGAGGTTAAGAATTTGGTTTAG
- a CDS encoding nucleotidyltransferase domain-containing protein has protein sequence MTISLEEEHKKEIEEQLKTNKIDWDSVVKVSTAHYVFPALYCNLKRVGFLHYLPIELVEYMKHITDLNRDRNEQIIAQAKEINTLLLDNNITPIFLKGTGNLLEGLYEDVAERMVGDIDFIFSKEEYPKAIKILTKNKYSKVHDITYDLPMFKHYPRLQKEHRIAAVEIHKEMLLEKYADEFNYSVIRETALKIDNITVMSYSNQLCLSIIAKQVNDNGIHFKNIALRNAYDVFLLSKKTTAKNAFDNYKKLYNPLNCFLATCYETFGKSASLTYKETPETKAYLTTFYSYLTNESLRKKDHRKTERNLFIKSRLGVLYQSIVKKEHRNWLLKRITDKKWQQEKLIQLGLKKSKPNS, from the coding sequence TTGACCATTTCTCTAGAAGAAGAGCATAAAAAGGAAATAGAAGAACAACTAAAAACTAATAAAATTGATTGGGATTCTGTAGTAAAAGTTAGTACTGCACATTATGTTTTTCCTGCTTTGTATTGTAATTTAAAAAGAGTTGGTTTTCTACATTACTTGCCTATAGAATTGGTGGAGTACATGAAACATATAACAGATTTAAATCGTGACAGAAACGAACAAATAATAGCCCAAGCTAAGGAAATTAACACTCTTTTATTGGACAATAATATAACTCCAATTTTCTTAAAAGGAACAGGTAATTTACTAGAAGGTTTGTATGAGGATGTTGCAGAAAGAATGGTTGGTGATATCGATTTTATTTTTTCTAAAGAAGAGTACCCAAAAGCAATTAAAATACTTACAAAAAACAAGTATTCCAAAGTTCATGACATAACTTATGATTTACCTATGTTTAAACATTATCCTAGGTTGCAGAAAGAGCATAGAATTGCTGCTGTAGAAATACATAAAGAAATGCTGTTAGAAAAATATGCAGATGAATTTAATTATTCTGTTATAAGAGAAACTGCATTAAAAATAGACAATATAACAGTAATGAGTTATAGCAATCAACTATGTTTGTCTATTATAGCTAAACAAGTTAATGATAACGGAATTCATTTTAAAAACATTGCTTTAAGAAACGCTTATGATGTTTTTCTTTTATCTAAAAAAACAACGGCAAAAAATGCGTTTGATAATTACAAAAAACTATACAATCCATTAAATTGCTTTTTAGCAACTTGTTACGAAACTTTTGGAAAATCAGCTTCACTTACCTATAAAGAAACACCAGAAACAAAAGCGTATTTGACAACTTTTTATAGCTATTTAACTAACGAATCATTAAGAAAAAAAGACCATAGAAAAACAGAAAGAAACCTATTTATTAAATCTAGACTTGGAGTTCTTTATCAATCTATAGTTAAAAAAGAACATAGAAATTGGTTGCTAAAAAGAATAACAGATAAAAAATGGCAGCAAGAAAAATTAATACAACTTGGTTTAAAAAAGTCTAAACCAAATTCTTAA
- a CDS encoding DUF4136 domain-containing protein produces the protein MLFLISCGTSKVVSDYDSKTDFKKYKTFDFYEDNGESLNEFDVKRITTAIESELKNAGMNYNSNPDFFIYFDAKTSESRSNNTIGIGIGSGGRNGGIGISGGIPIGGKKLNEEISIRFIEAKNNKLFWEGSLTSSIKENRKTEERKLHLQQLIKKIISEYPPSKSY, from the coding sequence TTGTTATTTTTAATAAGTTGTGGAACATCTAAAGTAGTTTCTGATTACGATTCTAAAACTGATTTTAAAAAATATAAAACGTTTGATTTCTATGAAGATAATGGAGAGAGTTTAAATGAATTTGACGTTAAAAGAATTACTACTGCAATTGAAAGTGAGTTAAAAAATGCAGGAATGAATTATAATTCTAACCCAGATTTTTTTATTTATTTTGATGCGAAAACTTCTGAAAGTCGAAGTAATAATACTATTGGAATTGGTATAGGAAGTGGAGGAAGAAATGGCGGAATTGGAATTTCTGGTGGAATACCAATAGGAGGTAAAAAGTTAAATGAAGAAATTAGTATTCGTTTTATTGAAGCAAAAAATAATAAATTATTTTGGGAAGGTTCTTTAACATCTAGCATAAAAGAAAATAGAAAAACAGAAGAAAGAAAATTGCATTTGCAACAGCTAATAAAAAAAATAATAAGCGAATATCCACCAAGTAAAAGTTATTAA
- a CDS encoding TfoX/Sxy family protein, with product MAYNEYLSDRVSQFLNEKSVSFITKKMMGGLLFMVDDKMYVGVNNDEIMARINPNIYKESLRKSGCKEMNFTGRPMKGFVFLTDEAIDLDKDLHYWLQLALDFNPLAKASKKRKSSKK from the coding sequence ATGGCTTATAATGAGTATTTATCAGATAGAGTTTCTCAGTTTTTGAATGAAAAAAGTGTTTCTTTTATCACTAAAAAAATGATGGGAGGATTGTTATTTATGGTAGATGATAAAATGTATGTTGGTGTAAATAATGATGAAATTATGGCAAGAATAAACCCCAATATTTACAAAGAATCACTACGAAAATCTGGTTGTAAAGAAATGAATTTTACAGGAAGGCCAATGAAAGGATTTGTGTTTTTAACAGATGAAGCCATAGATTTAGACAAAGACTTACATTATTGGTTACAATTAGCATTAGATTTTAATCCGTTAGCTAAAGCAAGTAAAAAAAGAAAATCCTCTAAAAAATAA
- a CDS encoding alpha-2-macroglobulin family protein: protein MKKLTTLLMILLFSSLTNAQNNFDNLWLKVQKLEVDNLPKSALEIVEEIYTKAEKENNSPQIIKALFYKSKFSLTLEEDAQLKVINSFKKHIAKSNFPTENVLENILANLYWQYFTQNRYKFYNRTKTENKVDETDFRTWDLDTLFKEIHCHFEASLENATQLQNTAIYDFAPILEVQKGAKTYRPTLYDFLANNALDFYKTSETSITKPTYQFHLDNITYLSDLTTFSKLNLVSEDSLSLQFNALKIYQKLIQFHLKSNNLQALVAADLNRIEFVNLHGTFSNKKETLSATFHKSYANYKNNEVGGLYAFEIAKNHREVSENKLAIAICDDVIKKFPKSLAARKCTILKNQIEQTSLKITTEEYIPIHTNSRLLINYKNIDKLFFTAYKISQEQLTTFHKTYQFKDKLKLITSFEKVKNWQDALRNEEDYLQHTTETILPKFENGMYLILASESEDLKEDKIYGTTTLQATNLTLIENNFDNKHNYQIVDRNTGKPIKGAEIHIKNERKYRGDYINKKLITDKNGFASFKAKTYYQNVTISVKTKDDVASFGNHYLRENNRNYSNNYDKKIRIKPFIFTDRSIYRPGQIVYFKAIVLKKQGEKSEVFKNEFVEVTLFDVNNQVVKTLDLKLNEFGSVAGEFIIPNNGLTGEFSIEIDENFGHDSKFYDKVNYDFNYNEHFFSVEEYKRPKFETEFKPINETFKINDSITVKGFAKAFSGATITDAKVVYRVHRKVQYPSWYYWRRPNVGSESQEITNGETITNDKGEFEIIFKAIPDKSVSKESLPVFNYEITADVTDINGETRSATSLVKVGYHSLLASVSIDDKIDKNADENKITIDTKNLNGEFVPAKGSIKIYKLIAPENPLRKRPWNAPEYQDIPENEFRKLFPNDPYTNDEADAQNWKKGNIVFNTKFDTEASKEIILKNTKKWISGKYIIILESEDKFGQKVKDENRFNVFSTKETAIADNKLFVINTDKTFYKIGDVVELQIGSASKNMTVIIQTEKNHTIVETCLYKLNNKTKTIKIPVKKDDLGGFAVKYHFVNYNYFESGSLLINVPEVIENIAVETNIFRDKLQPGQDETWSFSIKNDKNDAVAAEVLASMYDASLDEFKSHNWSFNPVSSKQPYYSYSRSNANHSFRNTYFQIKNNQRNYYNFPTIRHDTYNWFGFSFNNWDQRNYLRKVKTKLESTRKDFDGTITGIVEDESGALPGVSIVINGTTFGTETDFDGFYSIKIKKGDVLTFGYLGYLSKQVVVDKQTHLNVKLEESAEHLEEVVVTGYGTINKRHLSSAVSIIESESIEGKVAGVESDELSENVIIRGLGSLSGANKPLYVIDGVIVDTMNLSPNEIAEMNVLKDEAATSLYGAKAANGVVIITTKSGQAKLNKELSQVQARKNFKETAFFFPQLKTDKDGKVSFSFTMPEALTKWKLQLLAHTKTLKSTTKTLTTVTQKELMVVPNAPRFLREGDKIVLSAKITNLTNNKLSGFAKLILTDAITGKEINEDLENTDSNKNFSVDKDGNTNVSWNLSIPETVQAVQYKIVAKAGDFSDGEQNVLPVLSNRMLVTETVPMWVRSNQTKTFTLDKLKNNTSSTLKNHKLTLEMTSNPVWYAIQSLPYLMEYPYECAEQTFSRYYANTLASFVANSNPRIQEVFNAWKSSDALLSNLEKNQELKSLIIQETPWLRDAQSETEQKKRIALLFDLNKMKNEQQKAINKLEEIQLNSGGFPWFKGGRYESNFITQHIATGFGHLQKLGVTDFDTSTKKMIEKSVKFLDNELLENYNKLLERAEEIKQRAKTKKKGEQEYTAYLAKNHLSYFTIQYLYMRSFYDTISINDKLKTAVDYYRNQSAEYWNDYNLYAKGQIALSLFRTDKKQVANKILKSLKENSITSDELGMYWKTNTAGYYYYEAPVETQALMIEVFSEIENDTKTIDNLKIWLLKNKQTNRWKTTKATTEAVYALLLNGSDWVSVTEMVDIKIGDQNINPSKLEGVKVEAGTGYFKTSWNGSEIKPNMSEVTINKKGNGIAWGGLYWQYFEDLDKITSAETPLKLNKKLFKKVNTNAGKELQEITKNTNLKVGDLITVRIELRSDRDMEFIHMKDMRASGVEPINVLSKYKWQDNLGYYESTKDAATNFFFDRLPKGVYIFEYDVRVNNAGDFSNGITTIQSMYAPEFSSHSKGVRLTVEK, encoded by the coding sequence ATGAAAAAACTGACAACATTATTAATGATATTATTATTTTCTTCTCTAACAAATGCTCAAAACAACTTTGACAATCTTTGGCTTAAAGTCCAAAAATTAGAGGTTGACAATTTGCCAAAATCGGCATTAGAAATCGTTGAAGAAATATATACAAAAGCAGAAAAAGAAAACAACTCGCCACAAATTATAAAAGCGCTTTTTTACAAAAGTAAATTCTCTTTAACATTAGAAGAAGATGCGCAATTAAAAGTGATTAATTCGTTTAAAAAACACATTGCTAAAAGTAACTTCCCAACAGAAAACGTTTTAGAAAATATATTAGCAAACTTGTATTGGCAATACTTTACACAAAACAGATATAAATTTTACAACCGAACAAAAACAGAAAATAAAGTAGATGAAACTGATTTTAGAACTTGGGATTTAGACACACTTTTTAAAGAAATTCATTGTCATTTTGAAGCTTCTTTAGAGAATGCAACACAACTTCAAAATACAGCTATTTACGACTTTGCTCCTATTCTAGAAGTACAAAAAGGAGCAAAAACATACAGACCAACTTTGTATGATTTCTTGGCAAATAATGCATTAGACTTTTATAAAACTTCAGAAACTTCTATTACAAAACCAACGTATCAATTTCATCTAGATAACATTACTTATTTAAGTGATCTTACTACTTTCTCTAAACTTAATTTGGTATCTGAAGATAGTTTATCTCTTCAATTTAATGCTTTAAAAATCTACCAAAAACTAATTCAGTTTCATTTAAAAAGCAACAATTTACAAGCTTTAGTTGCTGCCGATTTAAATAGAATAGAATTTGTAAACCTTCATGGAACTTTTAGTAATAAAAAAGAAACGCTGTCTGCAACATTTCATAAATCTTATGCAAATTATAAGAACAATGAAGTTGGTGGTTTGTATGCTTTTGAAATTGCAAAAAACCACAGAGAAGTTTCTGAAAACAAATTAGCAATAGCTATTTGCGATGATGTTATTAAAAAATTTCCAAAAAGTTTAGCAGCTAGAAAATGCACTATTCTAAAAAACCAAATAGAGCAAACTTCTTTAAAAATTACTACTGAAGAATACATTCCTATTCATACGAATAGTAGATTGTTAATCAATTATAAAAATATTGATAAACTGTTTTTTACAGCTTATAAAATTTCGCAAGAGCAATTAACTACATTCCATAAAACCTATCAATTTAAAGATAAATTGAAATTAATTACTTCTTTTGAAAAAGTAAAAAACTGGCAAGATGCTTTAAGAAACGAAGAAGATTATTTACAACATACCACAGAAACAATTCTGCCGAAGTTCGAAAACGGAATGTATTTAATTTTAGCGTCTGAAAGTGAAGATTTAAAAGAAGATAAAATCTACGGAACTACAACCTTACAAGCTACAAATTTAACGTTAATTGAAAATAATTTCGATAACAAACACAACTATCAAATAGTAGATAGAAACACAGGAAAACCAATTAAAGGTGCTGAAATTCATATTAAAAATGAAAGAAAATATAGAGGTGATTATATAAATAAAAAACTTATTACGGACAAAAACGGATTTGCTTCTTTTAAAGCTAAAACTTACTATCAAAATGTAACAATTTCTGTAAAAACAAAAGATGATGTTGCTTCTTTTGGAAATCATTATTTAAGAGAAAATAATAGAAATTACAGTAATAATTATGATAAAAAAATAAGAATAAAACCTTTTATTTTTACGGATAGAAGTATTTACAGACCAGGACAAATTGTGTATTTTAAAGCAATTGTTCTAAAAAAACAAGGAGAAAAATCGGAAGTTTTTAAAAATGAATTTGTAGAAGTTACCTTATTTGATGTAAACAATCAAGTAGTTAAAACACTCGATTTAAAACTGAATGAATTTGGTTCTGTGGCTGGAGAATTTATAATTCCTAACAATGGTTTAACTGGGGAATTTAGCATAGAAATCGATGAAAATTTTGGACATGATAGTAAATTTTATGACAAAGTCAATTATGATTTCAACTATAATGAACATTTTTTTTCAGTTGAAGAGTATAAAAGACCAAAATTCGAAACTGAATTCAAACCTATAAATGAAACCTTTAAAATTAACGATTCTATTACTGTAAAAGGTTTTGCTAAAGCCTTTTCTGGCGCAACAATTACTGATGCCAAAGTGGTATATAGAGTTCACAGAAAAGTGCAATACCCAAGTTGGTATTATTGGCGAAGACCAAATGTGGGTTCAGAATCTCAAGAAATTACCAATGGAGAAACGATAACAAATGATAAAGGAGAATTTGAGATTATTTTTAAAGCAATTCCAGATAAAAGTGTTTCTAAAGAGAGTTTGCCAGTTTTTAATTATGAAATAACAGCAGATGTTACAGATATTAATGGCGAGACAAGAAGCGCAACAAGCCTTGTAAAAGTTGGTTATCATAGTTTACTTGCGTCTGTTTCAATTGATGACAAAATTGATAAAAATGCAGATGAAAACAAGATAACTATTGATACAAAAAACTTAAACGGAGAATTTGTACCTGCAAAAGGAAGTATAAAAATTTACAAATTAATTGCTCCTGAAAATCCGTTAAGAAAAAGACCTTGGAATGCACCAGAATATCAAGACATTCCTGAAAACGAGTTTCGCAAACTCTTTCCAAATGACCCTTACACTAATGATGAAGCTGATGCACAAAACTGGAAAAAAGGGAACATTGTTTTCAATACTAAATTTGATACAGAAGCTTCAAAAGAAATCATTTTAAAGAATACAAAAAAATGGATTTCCGGTAAATATATAATCATTTTAGAAAGTGAAGACAAATTCGGTCAAAAAGTAAAAGACGAAAATAGATTCAATGTTTTTTCAACTAAAGAAACTGCAATTGCAGACAATAAATTGTTTGTAATTAATACTGATAAAACATTTTATAAAATTGGGGATGTTGTTGAACTACAAATTGGTTCTGCTTCTAAAAACATGACTGTTATTATACAAACTGAAAAAAATCATACAATAGTAGAAACTTGTTTGTACAAATTAAATAACAAAACTAAAACAATAAAAATACCCGTAAAAAAAGATGATTTAGGCGGGTTTGCTGTAAAATATCATTTTGTGAATTACAATTATTTCGAAAGTGGAAGTTTATTAATTAATGTTCCTGAAGTAATAGAAAACATAGCAGTAGAAACCAATATTTTTAGAGATAAATTACAACCTGGGCAAGATGAAACTTGGAGTTTCAGTATAAAAAATGACAAAAATGATGCAGTTGCAGCAGAAGTTTTAGCTTCTATGTATGATGCCTCATTAGACGAATTTAAATCTCATAATTGGAGTTTTAATCCTGTATCATCAAAGCAACCTTACTATTCGTATTCTAGAAGTAACGCAAACCATAGTTTTAGAAATACGTATTTTCAAATTAAAAATAATCAAAGAAACTATTACAATTTCCCTACTATAAGACATGATACCTACAATTGGTTTGGATTTAGTTTTAACAACTGGGATCAAAGAAATTATTTAAGAAAAGTAAAAACTAAATTAGAAAGTACTAGAAAAGATTTTGATGGAACCATTACTGGAATTGTTGAAGACGAATCTGGAGCTTTACCTGGAGTTTCTATCGTAATAAACGGAACTACTTTTGGCACAGAAACAGATTTTGATGGTTTTTACTCCATAAAAATTAAAAAAGGAGACGTTTTAACTTTTGGATATTTAGGCTATCTATCTAAACAAGTTGTAGTTGACAAGCAAACACATTTGAATGTTAAGTTAGAAGAAAGTGCAGAACATTTAGAAGAAGTTGTAGTAACAGGTTATGGAACTATAAACAAAAGACACCTTTCTAGCGCTGTAAGTATAATAGAGTCTGAATCTATTGAAGGTAAAGTTGCTGGAGTTGAAAGTGATGAGCTTTCAGAAAATGTAATTATAAGAGGGTTAGGAAGTCTTTCTGGAGCAAACAAACCTTTATATGTTATTGATGGAGTTATTGTAGATACAATGAATTTAAGTCCAAATGAAATTGCAGAAATGAATGTTTTAAAAGACGAAGCTGCAACTTCTTTATACGGTGCAAAAGCTGCAAATGGAGTTGTAATAATTACAACAAAATCTGGACAAGCAAAATTGAATAAGGAACTTTCTCAAGTACAAGCTCGTAAGAATTTTAAAGAAACTGCTTTCTTTTTTCCTCAATTAAAAACTGATAAAGATGGTAAAGTAAGTTTTTCATTTACAATGCCAGAAGCACTTACAAAATGGAAATTACAATTATTAGCACATACTAAAACATTAAAATCAACAACAAAAACACTAACAACTGTAACTCAAAAAGAATTAATGGTGGTACCAAATGCACCACGTTTTTTAAGAGAAGGAGATAAAATTGTGTTATCTGCAAAAATTACAAATTTGACCAATAACAAATTGTCTGGTTTCGCAAAACTGATTTTAACAGATGCAATTACAGGAAAAGAGATTAATGAAGATTTAGAAAACACAGATTCAAACAAGAATTTTTCTGTTGATAAAGATGGAAACACCAATGTTTCTTGGAACCTATCAATTCCTGAAACTGTGCAAGCTGTACAATATAAAATTGTGGCAAAAGCTGGTGATTTTTCTGACGGAGAACAAAATGTGTTACCGGTTTTATCTAATAGAATGTTGGTTACAGAAACGGTTCCTATGTGGGTTCGTTCTAACCAAACCAAAACTTTTACGTTAGATAAATTGAAAAATAATACTTCTTCAACTTTAAAAAATCACAAGTTGACTTTAGAAATGACGTCTAATCCTGTTTGGTATGCCATACAATCTTTGCCATATTTAATGGAATATCCTTATGAATGTGCAGAACAAACATTCTCTAGATATTACGCAAATACATTGGCGAGTTTTGTGGCGAATTCCAACCCAAGAATTCAAGAAGTTTTTAATGCTTGGAAATCTTCAGACGCATTATTATCTAATTTGGAGAAAAATCAAGAATTAAAATCATTGATTATTCAAGAAACGCCTTGGTTAAGAGATGCTCAATCGGAAACCGAGCAAAAGAAACGAATTGCCTTATTATTCGATTTGAATAAAATGAAAAATGAACAGCAAAAAGCTATTAATAAACTAGAGGAAATACAGCTGAATTCTGGAGGATTTCCTTGGTTTAAAGGCGGAAGATATGAGAGCAATTTTATTACACAACATATTGCTACTGGTTTTGGTCATTTACAAAAATTAGGAGTTACTGATTTTGATACATCAACAAAAAAAATGATTGAAAAATCTGTAAAATTTTTAGATAACGAATTGTTAGAAAACTATAATAAACTACTAGAAAGAGCTGAAGAAATTAAACAAAGAGCGAAGACAAAAAAGAAAGGTGAACAAGAATATACAGCCTATCTAGCGAAAAATCACTTGAGTTATTTTACCATTCAATATTTATACATGCGTAGTTTTTATGATACTATTTCTATAAATGATAAACTAAAAACTGCTGTTGATTATTACAGAAATCAATCTGCTGAATATTGGAACGATTATAATTTATATGCAAAAGGACAAATTGCATTATCGCTTTTTAGAACTGATAAAAAACAAGTTGCAAACAAGATTTTAAAATCGTTGAAAGAAAATTCAATCACTTCAGATGAATTAGGAATGTATTGGAAAACCAACACTGCTGGTTATTACTATTATGAAGCTCCTGTTGAAACACAAGCATTAATGATAGAGGTGTTTTCTGAAATCGAAAATGACACAAAAACTATTGATAATCTAAAAATTTGGTTACTAAAAAACAAGCAAACAAATCGTTGGAAAACAACAAAAGCAACTACAGAAGCTGTGTATGCTTTATTATTGAATGGAAGTGATTGGGTTTCAGTTACAGAAATGGTAGACATTAAAATTGGTGATCAAAATATAAATCCGTCTAAATTAGAAGGTGTAAAAGTAGAAGCTGGAACTGGTTATTTTAAAACATCTTGGAATGGATCTGAAATAAAACCAAATATGAGCGAAGTTACCATCAATAAAAAAGGAAACGGAATTGCTTGGGGAGGTTTGTATTGGCAATATTTTGAAGATTTAGACAAAATTACTTCTGCAGAAACTCCGCTTAAATTAAATAAGAAACTATTCAAAAAAGTAAATACAAATGCAGGAAAAGAATTGCAAGAAATTACAAAAAACACCAATTTAAAAGTAGGAGATTTAATTACTGTAAGAATTGAGTTACGTTCAGATAGAGATATGGAATTTATTCACATGAAAGACATGAGAGCTTCTGGAGTAGAACCAATTAACGTACTTTCTAAATACAAGTGGCAAGACAATTTAGGGTATTATGAAAGTACAAAAGATGCTGCTACTAATTTCTTTTTCGATCGTTTACCAAAAGGAGTTTACATTTTTGAATATGATGTTAGAGTTAATAATGCTGGTGATTTTAGCAACGGAATTACAACCATACAAAGTATGTATGCTCCAGAATTTAGCAGTCATTCTAAAGGAGTTCGTTTAACAGTTGAAAAATAA